The stretch of DNA GCCAGTTCGACCAGTACTTTTACGTTATTCGCGCCCAACGATGCGGCTTTCCGGGCCGATAGCCGGTTTGGTTCGCTGGCTGCCATTGAAGCGGCCAATCCGCAAACGCTCGCCAATGCGCTGCTCTATCACACCGTATCGGGTGTAGTGTTCTCGAACCAGTTGCAAACCGGCACCGTTGCCACGTTGTTGACCAATACCCGCCTGACGCTGACCGTTACAACCAATCAGATTTCGGTGAAAGGTAATCGAAATGCCACAGCCGCCACCATCCGAACGCCCGACCTGGTGGCTACAAACGGGGTCCTGCATATTGTTGACCAAGTGCTGATTCCGTAACACCTCAAAAACTCATGCTCTCAAAAATTCTTCTCATTCTGCTCGTTGTTCTGCTGCTATTCGTGCTGATTAGCATAGGCATAGGTTATACGATTTCAGCACCTCGCTACAAAGGACCAATCAGCGACCATTTCGATGGGAACGAATTTTTTACCCCCAACGCACCGAAGCCGGGCGGGTTCAAAGAAGTAATTGGCTGGCAACTGAACCACGAGCGAACTCAGCCGTGGGGCGCGTTTCACAACAACCAGCCCGGCCCACCGCCACCCGCCCGCGTATCCGGCGACCCAGTGCGTGTGACGTTCGTTAATCATTCAACGGTGTTACTGCAATTCGACGGGCTAAACGTGCTGACCGACCCTATCTACGAGCAGCGGGTTAGTCCGTTTTCATTTGCCGGCCCGAAGCGAAACTGCCCACCCGGTGTTCGGTTTGAGGATTTACCCAAAATTGACCTGCTGCTGCTGAGTCATAACCACTGGGATCACCTGGAAATTGGCACGGTAAAAAAACTCTGCGCCCGCGACCAGCCGCGCATAGTATGTCCGCTGGGTGTAAAAGCCTTTCTGGAGCAGCACGGTTGTCAGAACGTCAGTGAACTCGACTGGCAGCAGTCGGTCAGCCTGAACCCGCAAACTACCGTTCACTGCGTACCGGCGCAGCACTTTTCGGGTCGGGGCCTGTTCGACCGGAACGGAACGCTTTGGGCAGGCTATGTGGTTGATAATAAGACGGCTGGGAAATTATATTTCGCCGGTGACTCCGGGTATGGGCCGCATTTTCGGGCCATTGGCGAGCAGTTCGGGCCGTTGCGGCTGGCCCTCATTCCAATTGGTGCGTATAAGCCCAACTGGTTTATGTCGCCGGTGCATTGCAACCCTGCCGAGGCTGTGCAAATACACGAAGACGTGCGTTCGGAGCAGAGCGTTGCCATTCATTTCGGTACGTTTCCGCTGGCCGACGATGGCGAAACCGAACCCGTCGATGATTTACGGAAAGCCCTGATAGCGAAGAATATACCAGCCCAGCGATTCCGGGCGTTGAAAGCAGGAGAGGGATTTATTTTGAATTCCCGCCCATGAATTGCAACCCTTTTTATCGGGTTTTGGTCAGTATACAGGGTACGCGTCGAATTGAAGACATCATTTCATGTATAAGTTAGTTTTAGGTTTATTGGTTGTGTGGTTGGCAGGTGCGTTGTCGTCATGTAATAAAATTGCCGGAGTCGACCCCAGCACTACCCCCTCCGGTATTTTCATCCGCGACACCAGCATTCTGAACCGGTACGCGGCCAGTAAAGGGCTGGTGCTGACAACCACAGCGTCGAATCTGCGGTATGTTATTTCGAGCCGGAACCCAACCGGCAAGCAGGCTGCGCTGGGCGAAGAGCTTGAATTTAACTACGTACTGACCACTCTTACGCGTAAAGGTGGCACAGGGGCCGATTCGCTGGATGTTATTGAAAGACAAGTTGATACAACGTTCCGCGTGCAGCCGAATTTTTTTCCGTTTACAGATGGGTTGCTTATTTCGGGTCTGCAAGAGGCTATGTTGCTGATGCGTGAAGGCGAACGGGCTATATTTTTGATGCCATCGATTATTGGTTTTGGCAGTAGGGCGCAGTTGAATGGAGCTATTCCGCCGAATACGCCCATTCGGTGGGACGTAACGCTTCGGCGGTCGCGCTCCGAAGATCAGCGAATCCGGGAATATATTACCGCTAACAAACTGGTCGTTACCGACTCTACTACATTATCGGGATTGCGCATCATAAAAACACGCGCCAATCCTACCGGCGATTCGTTAAGTGCCAACCGCACCGCTATCTTCAACTATACAGGTCGACAGTTGCGGGCACGGTCGGCGTTTGGTTTCGACAGCACCGCTACCGGCCTGCGCCGGTTCAACGTACCCGGATTCAATGCCGGTCTTGCCAAACTTCGCGCCGGGGAGCGGGCCTTGCTTATCTTCCCATCGTCGCTTGGTTTTCAGAATGCCGGTATTGTTGTTAACGGAACATTTCTGGTGCCGCCCGGCACTCCGCTTCTTTACGACGTCGAGGTGACGTCGATTCGATAATCAAATTCAATTTTAGTGTATTTAGTGTATGGGTAATCATCGATTTTTTTTGCTTGGCCTGTTGCTGACAGGTGGGTTGGCCTCGTGTAGTCAGCAAGATGTTGGCATAACGGACGAAGAAATTTTTCAATCGAACAAAGCAGACATTGAGCGGTATGCCAGCAGCAAGGGTTTATCGACAACCGCCACGGCTTCTGGCCTGTATTATGCTGTAAAACAACCCAGTTCCTCAACTGTTACGCCAGCCGTGGGGCAGGAGGTTGAGTTCACTTATACGCTGTCTGTTCTGTCGAACAACAACGGCACCGTTACCGACCGCTTTGTCGATTCGGCCTATGCTACGAGACCCCGGTATCTGCATTTAGCCAATGTGAGCAGCGGTT from Spirosoma montaniterrae encodes:
- a CDS encoding MBL fold metallo-hydrolase; this encodes MLSKILLILLVVLLLFVLISIGIGYTISAPRYKGPISDHFDGNEFFTPNAPKPGGFKEVIGWQLNHERTQPWGAFHNNQPGPPPPARVSGDPVRVTFVNHSTVLLQFDGLNVLTDPIYEQRVSPFSFAGPKRNCPPGVRFEDLPKIDLLLLSHNHWDHLEIGTVKKLCARDQPRIVCPLGVKAFLEQHGCQNVSELDWQQSVSLNPQTTVHCVPAQHFSGRGLFDRNGTLWAGYVVDNKTAGKLYFAGDSGYGPHFRAIGEQFGPLRLALIPIGAYKPNWFMSPVHCNPAEAVQIHEDVRSEQSVAIHFGTFPLADDGETEPVDDLRKALIAKNIPAQRFRALKAGEGFILNSRP
- a CDS encoding FKBP-type peptidyl-prolyl cis-trans isomerase, with the protein product MYKLVLGLLVVWLAGALSSCNKIAGVDPSTTPSGIFIRDTSILNRYAASKGLVLTTTASNLRYVISSRNPTGKQAALGEELEFNYVLTTLTRKGGTGADSLDVIERQVDTTFRVQPNFFPFTDGLLISGLQEAMLLMREGERAIFLMPSIIGFGSRAQLNGAIPPNTPIRWDVTLRRSRSEDQRIREYITANKLVVTDSTTLSGLRIIKTRANPTGDSLSANRTAIFNYTGRQLRARSAFGFDSTATGLRRFNVPGFNAGLAKLRAGERALLIFPSSLGFQNAGIVVNGTFLVPPGTPLLYDVEVTSIR